CAACTAATATCTTCAATTTATCATTAAATTGAACTAGAACATTCCTAGGATTATTATTAATCCCATCAATATTTTGACTTACACCATCACGAATTAATATTATTTGAAATAAACTAAACTTAACCTTACACAATGAATTTAAAACATTGCTAGGACCAAAATCATTTAATGGAACAACATTCATCTTCATTTCAATCTTTATTATAATACTATTTAATAATTTCATAGGATTATTCCCTTACATCTTTACTAGAACAAGACATATAGCATTAACATTTGCAATTGCTCTACCTATATGATTAAGATTTATATTATTTGGATGAATTAATCATACAAATCACATATTTGCACACCTTGTCCCACAAGGAACACCACCCGCATTAATATCATTTATAGTATTAATTGAAACAATTAGAAATGCCATTCGACCAGGTACACTAGCAGTACGGCTAGCAGCAAATATAATTGCAGGGCACTTACTATTAACGTTGCTAGGAAATACAGGACCATCTATAGCAATAAACTTAATTTCACTATTAATTATTGGACAAATACTTCTATTAATTCTAGAATCAGCAGTAGCAATAATTCAGGCCTATGTTTTCTCAATTTTAAGAACTTTATATTCTAGAGAAGTATACTAAACTTATGTTAACAACTCACTCAAACCACCCATTCCACTTAGTAGATTACAGACCTTGACCATTAACAGGAGCAATTGGAGCAATAGTTCTAGTATCAGGATTAGCAAAATGATTTCACCTATTTAACATTAACTTATTTATAATTGGATTTGGAATTACACTTCTAACTATAATCCAATGATGACGAGATGTAGTACGAGAAGGAACATACCAAGGACTACATACGGGATTTGTATCAATTGGATTACGATGAGGAATAATTTTATTTATTGCATCAGAAGTACTATTCTTTGTTTCATTTTTTTGAGCATTTTTTAGAAGAAGACTAGCACCTACTATTGAATTAGGAATATTATGACCCCCAATAGGAATTCAACCTTTCAATCCTATACAAATTCCATTACTTAATACAGCTATTCTCTTAGCATCAGGAGTAACAGTAACATGAGCACATCATAGTCTAATAGAATCTAATCATACTCAAGCATTACAAGGATTATTCTTCACAGTACTACTAGGACTATACTTCACTATACTTCAAGCATATGAATATTGAGAAGCACCCTTCACCATTGCAGATGCAGTCTATGGATCAACATTCTTTGTTGCAACAGGATTTCATGGTCTACATGTAATTATTGGAACAATTTTCTTATCAACATGTCTACTTCGACATTCAATAAATCAATTCTCACCAAGACACCACTTTGGGTTTGAAGCAGCAGCATGGTACTGACACTTTGTAGACGTAGTATGATTATTCTTATATATTTCTATTTATTGATGAGGTAGATAATTGTTTTTCTAGTATAAATAGTACATTTGACTTCCAATCAAAAAGCTTGATATAAATCAAGAAAAACAATCCTAATCTTATCTACAAGAATTTTTATTAGATTTATTATTCCAATAATTGTTATAATCCTTGCAACAACATTATCAAAAAAATTAATTAATGACCGAGAAAAAAGATCACCATTCGAGTGCGGGTTTGACCCAAAAAGATCAGCACGAATACCATTCTCACTTCGATTCTTCTTAATTGCAGTAATTTTCTTAATTTTTGATGTAGAAATCGCATTAATCCTTCCAATTGTAATTATTTTTAAAACTTCAGACATTATAATCTGAACAGTATCAACAATATTTTTTATTATAGTATTATTAGGTGGACTTTACCATGAATGAAATCAAGGAGCCTTA
This genomic stretch from Schistocerca piceifrons mitochondrion, complete genome harbors:
- the COX3 gene encoding cytochrome c oxidase subunit III, whose amino-acid sequence is MLTTHSNHPFHLVDYSPWPLTGAIGAMVLVSGLAKWFHLFNINLFMIGFGITLLTMIQWWRDVVREGTYQGLHTGFVSIGLRWGMILFIASEVLFFVSFFWAFFSSSLAPTIELGMLWPPMGIQPFNPMQIPLLNTAILLASGVTVTWAHHSLMESNHTQALQGLFFTVLLGLYFTMLQAYEYWEAPFTIADAVYGSTFFVATGFHGLHVIIGTIFLSTCLLRHSMNQFSPSHHFGFEAAAWYWHFVDVVWLFLYISIYWWGS
- the ND3 gene encoding NADH dehydrogenase subunit 3; translation: MLILSTSIFISFIIPMIVMILATTLSKKLINDREKSSPFECGFDPKSSARMPFSLRFFLIAVIFLIFDVEIALILPIVIIFKTSDIMIWTVSTMFFIMVLLGGLYHEWNQGALQWAE
- the ATP6 gene encoding ATP synthase F0 subunit 6, with amino-acid sequence MMTNLFSTFDPSTNIFNLSLNWTSTFLGLLLIPSMFWLTPSRINIIWNKLNLTLHNEFKTLLGPKSFNGTTFIFISIFIMMLFNNFMGLFPYIFTSTSHMALTFAIALPMWLSFMLFGWINHTNHMFAHLVPQGTPPALMSFMVLIETISNAIRPGTLAVRLAANMIAGHLLLTLLGNTGPSMAMNLISLLIIGQMLLLILESAVAMIQAYVFSILSTLYSSEVY